GTCCTCGTGCAGCTTCTCACCGGGCCGTAGTCCGGTGTAGACGACCGGCACTGTGCTGGCCGCCTGCTCGGCCAGTTGGCGGGCCAGGTCGGCGATGCGTACCGGCTCACCCATGTCGAGCACCAGCGCCTCCCCGTCCCGGCCGATCTCAGCGGCCTGGAGCACCAGGTGCACCGCCTCCTGGACGGTCATCAGATAGCGGGTGACCTCGGGGTGCGTGACGGTCAGCGGGCGACCGGCCTCGATCTGCCGCTGGAACGCGGTGACCACCGAGCCGCGGCTGCTCAGGACGTTGCCGAACCGGACGCTGAGGAAGGTGCCGGGGAAGCGGTGCGCGGCGTGCGCGGTGAGCCGCTCGGTGATCCGCTTCGAGTAGCCGAGGACGCTGACCGGGGCAGCGGCCTTGTCGGTGGAGATGTTGACGAACTTGGCGACGTCCCGGCACGCGTCCAGCACGCTGAGAGTGCCCCACACATTCGTCAGCACGGCCTCGCCCGGATGGCGCTGCAGGAGCGTGAGGTGCTTCAGGGCCGCGGCGTGGAAGATGACGTCCGGTCGGCGCTCCCGGACGATCCGCCGGATGCGCTCGTCGTCGCGGAGGTCGGCGAGGATCAGCTCGGGCCCGTCGAGCAGGGCCCGCCCGTTCAGTGACATCTGGAGGGCGTGCAGGGCCGACTCGTCACGGTCGAGCATCATCAGCTCGCCCGGGTCGGCCTTCATGACCTGCCGGCACAGCTCCGACCCGATGGACCCGCCCGCGCCGGTGACCAGCACCCGCCGGCCGGTCAGGCCGTTGCCGCTCAGCGGTAGCTCGCCGACCACCTGGCGGCGGCCGAGCAGGTCGCTGATCTGCACGTCCCGCACGTCGGTCACGGTGATCCGGTGATCGACCAGGTCCCGGACCGGTGGCAGTATCTTGAACGCGGCGCCGGTCCGCAGGGTGGCCTCACGGATCTGCCGGATCAGCTTGGCGTCGGCGTTGGCGACCGAGAAGATCAGCGTGGTGGCGCCGGTACGGCGGACCGCCTCGGCAATGTCCCGCCGGCTGCCGAGCACGCGCACTCCGCCGACGCGCAGGTTGCGCTTGTCGGGATCGTCGTCGAGCGCGCCGACCGGCAGGTACCGGCTACGGGGGTCGCCGAGCATCGCCCGCAGCAGGCCCTGGCCGGCGTCGCCGAGGCCGAACAGCAGCACCGGCGTCGAGGAGCGGACGTCGGGACGCATCGCGAGGTCGCGACGGTGCCGGTAGGCGAACCGGGCCGCGAGCATGAACAGCAGGGCCAGCGCGCCACCGACCAGCGGGGTGCTGACCGGGACCGGCCGGTCGGGCGAGGGCAGCAGGGCGACCAGCAGGACGCCCGACGTGGTGGTGGCGGTGCCGGCCAGCCCCTGCACCTCCTGGAGAGTCCCGAGCGGGTGCCGGCCCGAGTGGAGCCGGCGGACCGCGGCCACGACCACGTACATCAGCGCGGCGATGCCACCGGCGGTGGCCGCCCGGCCCAGCTGACCCGGAGGCGGGTGGAACTCGTACCGCGCCCAGACGGCGGCGACGAAGCCGCCGATCCAGGCGGCGGTGTCGGTCGCGAGGAATCCCAGGGCGCGGCGGCGAGCCCGGGCCCGGCGGGATCTCTGGGCGACGCGTTCAGCGGTTCCGGTGTCCAGCGGCATATCTGACTCCCGTTTCCGACCGCTTCCACCCGAGGGGTAGAAGGAGTGCGACATTTGTCGTTGTTACAGCGTCGAGCGCGACGTTCGGACGTTCTGCCGTCAGACGCGCTCCGTTCAGCCGCGCAGGCCGCCGGCGGGGACCGGTCAGCGTGCGGGGACCCCCTTGACCACCACGCCGTCCGGCACGTCGCGCACCACGCAGGCGCCTGCCCCGACGGTGCTGTCCCGCCCGATTCGGCGACCCTGCAACACCGCCGCCGTGGTGCCCACCAGCACGCCCTCCGCCAGGTGGCAGTCGCCGGAGACCGCGGCCAGCGGGTTGACCGAGACGAAGTCGGCGAGCACGCAGTCGTGGCCGACGGTGGCATTCTGGTTGAGGTGAACGTGCCGACCCAGCGTGACGTTGGTGGTGACCCGGGAGCCCGGGAACGCAACGAATCCTGGTCCGTACCGGGTGTCCGGGTCGACCGTGGCGTCCGGGTGGATCAGGCTCGCGGCGGGCGTACGGTACGGCTCGACCCGCTCGGCGACCGCGCGGCGCACCCGTGGGTCCCCGATCCCGACGACGTGGTGGGTGTCCGGCGGTGCGTCGCGCAGCCAGGCGAGCCCTCCCAGATACGGCACGTCCAGACGGTGCGCCCGCTTGAGGTTCTCCTCGGTGGGGCGGTCGTCGACGAACCCGGCCAGGTGCCAGCGGGGTCCGCCGGCGGTGACCACCGCGCGGGCGATGGTCAGCACCTCCCGGCCATGGCCGCCACAGCCCACGATCACCAGCGGTGTCACGCGGAGGACGCTCCGGTCCGGATGGTCAGGAACTCGTCGATCGCACCGAGTACGGCACCGAACTGGCGCTCGGTGAGCGCGCTGCCGCTGGGCAGCGTCAGCCCCCGGGCGAACAGGTCGTCGGCGGCGCCGCTGAGCAGGCTCTCCGAGCCGGTGTACGCGGGCTGCCGGTGCATCGGCTGCCACACCGGACGCGTCTCGATGTGCCGGGCGGTGAGGTGGGCGGCCAGGTCTGCTGCCCGCCAGCCGGAGCGCTCCGGGTGGACCCGGATGACGGTGAGCCAGCAGTTCGACGTGGGGTCGTCCGCGCCGAGCAGGTCGACGCCGGGCACCGGGGCGAAGAGTTTCGCGTACCGGTCCCGTAGTTGGCGACGTCGGCTGATCATTCCGTCCAGCCGAACCAGCTGGGCCCGGCCGAGTGCGGCCAACAGGTTGCTGAGCCGGTAGTTGAAACCGGTCTCCCGGTGCTCGTAGTGCACCGTGGGCTCGCGCGCCTGGGCGGCCAGGTGCCGGGCCCGGTCCAGCAGTGCCAGGTCGTCGGAGACGAGCATCCCGCCGCCCGAGGTGGTCATGATCTTGTTGCCGTTGAAGGACAGCGCGCCGACCCGGCCGAACGAACCCGCGGCCCGACCGCGGTGTGCGGCGCCGAGCGCCTCGGCGGCGTCCTCCACCACGGGGACGTCGGCGTCCGCGCAGAGGGGCAGCAGAGCCGTGTAGTCCACACAGCTGCCGAACATGTCCACCGGGACCACCGCGCCCACCCGGTCACCCCGGCGTGCAGCCGGTGCAGCAGCTCGCCGACGAGGGCGACGTCGACGTTGCCGGTACGCGGATCGCAGTCCACGAAGACCGGGCGGGCGCCCGTGTAGCGGACCGCGTTCGCGGTCGCCACGAAGGTCAGCGTGGGGACGATCACCACGTCCTCGGGACCGACGCCCACTCCGAGCAGGGCCAGGTGCAGCGCCGCGGTGCCCGAGCTGACCGCCACCGCCCCGTCCGTGCCGACGCGGGCGGCGACCTCGCGTTCGAAGGCCTCCAGATCCGGACCGGCGGGCGCGACCCAGCCGGAGCGCAGGGCGGCGACGAGGTACGACTCCTCCAGCGGCCCGACGTCGGGCGGGGAGAGGTGCACGGTGCGCGTCATCGCCGTCCGCCCTGCCGTACCGTCACACGTGGGGTGGTCGCCCCGGCGATCCGGGTCTGCGGCAGCGGTCCCTCGCTGGGGTCGACCGGCAGCGCCACGCCGTCGACGACCAGTGCGGTCTGTGTCGCCGCTTCAGTCGGCGGCATCGGACCGGGTGGCGTACCGAGAAATGCCGGAGCGGTGGCGACACCGGCAGCCGAGATCCCCTCCCGGTGCAGCACGGTACGAACCGTCGCGGCGAGGATCGACACGTCCATCCGGAGGGTGCGGGTATCGACGTACTCCACGTCCAGGTCGAACTTCTCCTTCCAGCTCAGCTGGTTGCGACCGTGGACCTGGGCGAGACCGGTGACCCCCGGCCGTACCTCGTGCCGACGGGCCTGCCGCGTCGAGTAGCGGGGCAGGTATTCGGGCAGCAACGGCCGGGGGCCGACGAGACTCATGTCGCCGCGTAGCACGTTCCAGAGCGTGGGCAGCTCGTCCAGGCTGGTGGAGCGCAACCAGCGGCCCAGGGGTGTCAGCCGGTCGGCGTCGCTGACCAGGCCGCGGCGGAGGTCCGGCGGGCGCATGGTCCGGAACTTGACCAGCTCGAACGGCTCGCCGTGACGACCGGAGCGGCACTGGCGGAACAGCGCGGGGCGGCCCAGGCCCGCGGCGACGAGCAGCGCGACGGCCACCATCACCGGCGCCAGCAGCACGATCAGGAGAAGCGCCACGACGAGGTCGAGCACTCGCTTCCCCCGATCCGGACGTGTCGACCGGGGTGGCCTCTCCGGTGTCACCACAGCATGGACCGGCACCGTTCCAACCTCCCAGCTAAGCGGTCATACAGCCCAAAGGGGTTGTATCAGGCATGGGCGTGAGGGATGACGCAAACAGGCACACTCACCCCGTCGGAACAACCGCCCGGCTGGACGAGAGGACACGGGTGCCGATCGCATCCCCGCAGGTCGATCCCACGGAGGAGGTGGTTTGCCGGAGCGCGGCGTCCGTCCCGGCGCGTACGCCGGGCCCGGCCGGGCCGGGATCAGCGGGGCCTGTTCGGGCCCGGCGCGGTCGAACGGCCGGCGGAATCGAACAGCCGGCGGGGTTGAACAGCCCGGCGGGGTCGAACAGCCCGGCGGGGTCGAACAGGTGGCCGACCGGGGCGCTTCGGTCGGCTCAGGTCGGCGGTGCGGCGGACCCGGTGCCGGTACCCGGGGCGCCCTCGGTCAGCCGCCGGTCCAGCAGCGTCCGCAACGGCACGGACTGGCCGTCGCGCCCACCGGCGCCGACCACCAGGGGCGCAGGGCTGGGCTGCGGGGCGGCCCCGAACAGCCGGGCCCGCAGGCCGCCAGGCACGGTCAGCAGGTGAAACCGGCCGTCGGCGTCGACCGCCCGGGTCCGTGCCCGGTCCACGTACCAGCCGCGTAGCCGCGTCCGGTAGCTTGCCCGCCCGTCGTACGAGCGCGCGGTCAGGCGCTCGGTCGGCAGCCCGCGCCGCCGAGCCTCGGCGACGAACCGGACCACCAGCTCCGCCGCCTCCGCCTGCTCGGCCGCCCGCCGCCGCTCCTCGGCCGCCGCGTGCGCGGCCACCGCGTGCCGTCGTCGTTCCCGCCAGTCCAGGCCGTCCTCCGCACCCACGACAGCGACGGTACGCCCGACGCCATCCCGCCCCGGAGCCGTTCGCCCGCAGCGGCCCGAACCCGAGCCGGTGGCGAAGCCGGCCAGGGTACCCGGCGCGGATCGCTCGACCGCCTGCGCGGCCCTACCCCGCGACCAGGCCCCGGGACCAGCCGGGCGGAGATGCGGTCGACACGGTCACGATGGCTGTGGTGGCGTCCAGCGCGCCGGTCAGGCCAGGCCGGCTCGGCGCAGCGCGTCCGCCATCGCGCTGTTGGCCGGGGCCGCGCCGCCGCGCCCCTGTCGCGGCTGCCGTTCCTGTCGCGGCTGCCGTCCCTGCCGTTCCTGTCGCGGCTGCCCGCCGCGGCCACCCGGCCCGCCGCGTTCGCGGTGGCTGCCGTCCGCGCCGCCCCGGCGCGCCGCGTCGGCGTCGTCGTCCAGC
The sequence above is a segment of the Micromonospora sp. WMMA1363 genome. Coding sequences within it:
- a CDS encoding nucleoside-diphosphate sugar epimerase/dehydratase, with translation MPLDTGTAERVAQRSRRARARRRALGFLATDTAAWIGGFVAAVWARYEFHPPPGQLGRAATAGGIAALMYVVVAAVRRLHSGRHPLGTLQEVQGLAGTATTTSGVLLVALLPSPDRPVPVSTPLVGGALALLFMLAARFAYRHRRDLAMRPDVRSSTPVLLFGLGDAGQGLLRAMLGDPRSRYLPVGALDDDPDKRNLRVGGVRVLGSRRDIAEAVRRTGATTLIFSVANADAKLIRQIREATLRTGAAFKILPPVRDLVDHRITVTDVRDVQISDLLGRRQVVGELPLSGNGLTGRRVLVTGAGGSIGSELCRQVMKADPGELMMLDRDESALHALQMSLNGRALLDGPELILADLRDDERIRRIVRERRPDVIFHAAALKHLTLLQRHPGEAVLTNVWGTLSVLDACRDVAKFVNISTDKAAAPVSVLGYSKRITERLTAHAAHRFPGTFLSVRFGNVLSSRGSVVTAFQRQIEAGRPLTVTHPEVTRYLMTVQEAVHLVLQAAEIGRDGEALVLDMGEPVRIADLARQLAEQAASTVPVVYTGLRPGEKLHEDLFGAGEVDDRPLHPLISHVTVPVLDPLEVSGLDPYADPDKIVAQLAQLCAPSVRPVVQVPLSR
- a CDS encoding acetyltransferase, whose product is MTPLVIVGCGGHGREVLTIARAVVTAGGPRWHLAGFVDDRPTEENLKRAHRLDVPYLGGLAWLRDAPPDTHHVVGIGDPRVRRAVAERVEPYRTPAASLIHPDATVDPDTRYGPGFVAFPGSRVTTNVTLGRHVHLNQNATVGHDCVLADFVSVNPLAAVSGDCHLAEGVLVGTTAAVLQGRRIGRDSTVGAGACVVRDVPDGVVVKGVPAR
- a CDS encoding DegT/DnrJ/EryC1/StrS family aminotransferase, with product MFGSCVDYTALLPLCADADVPVVEDAAEALGAAHRGRAAGSFGRVGALSFNGNKIMTTSGGGMLVSDDLALLDRARHLAAQAREPTVHYEHRETGFNYRLSNLLAALGRAQLVRLDGMISRRRQLRDRYAKLFAPVPGVDLLGADDPTSNCWLTVIRVHPERSGWRAADLAAHLTARHIETRPVWQPMHRQPAYTGSESLLSGAADDLFARGLTLPSGSALTERQFGAVLGAIDEFLTIRTGASSA
- a CDS encoding sugar transferase, coding for MLDLVVALLLIVLLAPVMVAVALLVAAGLGRPALFRQCRSGRHGEPFELVKFRTMRPPDLRRGLVSDADRLTPLGRWLRSTSLDELPTLWNVLRGDMSLVGPRPLLPEYLPRYSTRQARRHEVRPGVTGLAQVHGRNQLSWKEKFDLDVEYVDTRTLRMDVSILAATVRTVLHREGISAAGVATAPAFLGTPPGPMPPTEAATQTALVVDGVALPVDPSEGPLPQTRIAGATTPRVTVRQGGRR